One window of the Thermoplasmata archaeon genome contains the following:
- a CDS encoding proteasome assembly chaperone family protein yields MKSGIGWFRLRRNLDESIHELRCFSYVYKRWWYVGAKVHQMEEVVIKLTKKPKLKNPIFLEGLPGIGSVGKISGEYIKNSLKVVKFGTIISKHFPPQVFLREDGTVRIVDNELFYYKGKERDVVLLVGDYQGLTPEGQYEITDKLLSLLQSFHVKEIYTVGGYGVGRFVEKPRVFGAATKPEIVENLKKYNVIFSREEPGGGIVGTIGLLVGLCSDYGMDGLCLMGETPGFYDDPVAAYSVLSVLVPYLNLDVNLEPLKKLSEDTLERLKQMPFEPKHGKESPLPTSEDLSYIG; encoded by the coding sequence ATGAAATCAGGGATTGGTTGGTTCAGATTGAGAAGGAATTTAGATGAGAGCATTCATGAACTGCGCTGTTTCAGTTATGTTTATAAGCGTTGGTGGTATGTAGGAGCAAAGGTGCATCAGATGGAAGAAGTAGTAATCAAACTAACCAAGAAGCCAAAACTCAAAAATCCAATCTTTCTTGAAGGTTTGCCTGGAATTGGCAGTGTTGGAAAGATTTCTGGAGAATACATTAAAAATTCGCTCAAAGTGGTTAAATTCGGGACCATAATTTCAAAGCATTTTCCACCGCAGGTGTTTCTCAGAGAGGATGGGACTGTAAGAATTGTGGATAACGAGTTGTTTTATTACAAAGGGAAGGAACGGGATGTGGTTTTGCTTGTTGGTGATTATCAAGGGCTTACACCAGAAGGACAATATGAAATCACAGACAAACTGCTTAGTTTACTCCAGAGCTTTCATGTGAAAGAGATTTACACTGTGGGGGGCTATGGAGTTGGGAGATTTGTTGAAAAGCCGAGAGTGTTTGGTGCAGCCACAAAACCTGAAATTGTTGAAAACCTGAAAAAGTATAATGTGATTTTTTCAAGGGAAGAGCCTGGTGGAGGAATCGTTGGCACGATTGGCTTGCTCGTGGGCTTATGCAGTGATTACGGAATGGATGGACTATGCCTTATGGGAGAAACCCCTGGGTTCTACGATGACCCTGTTGCTGCCTATTCTGTGCTCTCTGTGCTTGTTCCCTACCTGAACCTCGATGTAAACCTAGAACCACTGAAAAAGTTGAGCGAGGATACGCTGGAAAGATTGAAACAGATGCCATTCGAGCCAAAACATGGAAAAGAATCCCCACTACCCACAAGTGAAGACCTTTCTTACATAGGATAA
- a CDS encoding CDP-2,3-bis-(O-geranylgeranyl)-sn-glycerol synthase, producing the protein MDLTTALLVAAQAFWFMFPGYAVNSLAVLVGGGTPMDFGKNFRDGRRILGDGKTWRGFIGASLLGTGIGLIEQFAASYYPNPYLPPYSASTTTALLLCLTLCFGSMTGDAIGSFIKRRLGYERGDKAFLLDQFGFVLFSWLLLALFFWEWFATHFLNLPAVIMVLIVTPLLHRGINIVGYKLGKKKVPW; encoded by the coding sequence ATGGATCTTACCACGGCCCTTCTAGTTGCAGCACAGGCATTCTGGTTCATGTTTCCAGGTTATGCAGTGAATTCCCTTGCTGTACTTGTGGGGGGCGGCACACCAATGGATTTTGGAAAAAATTTCAGGGATGGGCGAAGAATCTTAGGAGATGGAAAAACCTGGCGGGGTTTCATAGGGGCTTCGCTCCTTGGCACAGGAATTGGATTAATCGAGCAATTTGCAGCATCTTACTACCCAAATCCCTATCTCCCACCCTACTCTGCTAGCACCACAACTGCGTTGCTCCTCTGCCTTACGCTCTGCTTTGGCTCAATGACTGGCGATGCCATAGGTAGTTTCATAAAACGAAGATTGGGTTATGAACGAGGGGATAAGGCCTTCCTTCTTGACCAATTTGGTTTTGTTCTCTTTTCCTGGCTCCTGCTTGCGCTTTTCTTCTGGGAATGGTTTGCAACGCATTTCCTTAATTTGCCAGCAGTGATAATGGTTCTAATTGTCACCCCTTTGCTGCACCGTGGCATAAACATCGTTGGTTACAAACTTGGAAAGAAAAAGGTACCGTGGTAG
- a CDS encoding phosphoglycolate phosphatase, whose translation MFKALFVDIDGTITDEERRAELEAVEILRNLSKKLTVVLTSGNVLPVAFGIRQFIGLHGPVIAENGGVVLCNNEVEVLATIEEVERFFRAAQQQIKMERIFTDRWRLTEIAVKPDADYERIVELSKGFRVRIERTGFAIHIMPEHVSKASAMEHICKKLGVSLEECIAVGDGDNDARMLEIAGFSGAPANASELAKQKAKYVAKNAYGKGFVEIITRVGL comes from the coding sequence ATGTTCAAAGCCCTGTTCGTTGACATTGATGGCACAATCACGGATGAGGAACGAAGAGCAGAGCTTGAGGCAGTAGAAATTCTCAGAAATCTGAGCAAAAAACTCACAGTGGTGCTCACAAGTGGTAATGTGCTCCCAGTTGCCTTTGGGATAAGGCAGTTCATTGGTCTGCATGGCCCTGTGATTGCTGAAAACGGAGGGGTAGTGCTCTGCAACAATGAGGTGGAGGTGTTAGCAACAATTGAGGAAGTAGAACGGTTTTTCAGGGCAGCCCAGCAACAAATAAAGATGGAACGCATCTTCACGGATAGATGGCGTCTCACTGAGATTGCAGTGAAGCCAGATGCTGACTATGAAAGAATTGTTGAGTTGAGCAAAGGTTTCAGGGTAAGAATTGAACGCACCGGCTTTGCAATCCACATAATGCCGGAGCATGTTTCGAAAGCCAGTGCGATGGAGCACATCTGCAAAAAGCTCGGCGTTTCGCTAGAAGAGTGCATTGCTGTGGGCGATGGTGACAACGATGCAAGGATGCTTGAAATTGCTGGATTCAGTGGTGCACCTGCAAATGCATCGGAACTTGCTAAACAGAAAGCCAAATATGTGGCTAAGAATGCCTATGGAAAAGGGTTTGTTGAGATAATCACGAGGGTAGGATTATGA
- a CDS encoding arsenate reductase ArsC: protein MEKKRVLVLCVHNSARSQMAEGLIRAFYGDTVEVYSAGSKPTSVHPLAVKVMNELGIDISSHRSKHVKEFRGMKFDLVVTVCGHGSEPAEECPFFPGGKKYIHRDFEDPDKSGQSDDERLEQFRKVRDEIRDWLVQIEKEFR, encoded by the coding sequence ATGGAAAAGAAAAGGGTGTTAGTGCTTTGTGTCCATAACTCTGCACGCTCCCAGATGGCCGAGGGATTGATAAGAGCATTTTATGGTGATACAGTTGAAGTTTACAGTGCGGGCTCGAAACCAACGAGTGTGCATCCACTGGCTGTAAAGGTGATGAACGAACTTGGAATAGATATCTCAAGCCATCGCTCGAAGCATGTGAAAGAGTTTAGAGGAATGAAATTTGACCTAGTGGTGACAGTGTGTGGGCACGGAAGTGAACCCGCTGAGGAATGTCCATTCTTTCCCGGTGGTAAAAAATACATCCACAGAGATTTTGAGGACCCGGATAAGAGTGGACAAAGTGATGATGAAAGATTGGAACAGTTTAGAAAAGTGCGCGATGAAATCAGGGATTGGTTGGTTCAGATTGAGAAGGAATTTAGATGA
- a CDS encoding DUF1616 domain-containing protein, translated as MIDVLRLLIGVFLLYFLPGYTIVQFMFPRKGEFDREWDILYRLVFSIGVSMVVVILIGWFLGALPPDPTTGKGYFQGSATGFPYIELSIITVSAVFFVAGWYRGAYPWLGRIHPKLERKAKTPKQGPITKEDFLDLLAGLASEKAKAEKLLHMYEEKEKVSTGERRKYYRDKIKETKARIEELNAKIEEVEERKNAEIYE; from the coding sequence ATGATTGATGTGCTCCGCTTGCTGATTGGAGTTTTCCTCCTATATTTTCTTCCCGGGTATACGATAGTCCAGTTTATGTTTCCAAGGAAGGGAGAATTTGACAGGGAATGGGACATTCTTTATCGCCTCGTTTTCTCTATTGGGGTGAGCATGGTCGTGGTTATCCTAATTGGTTGGTTTTTAGGTGCCTTGCCACCAGACCCCACGACAGGTAAGGGCTATTTTCAGGGTTCTGCAACTGGCTTTCCCTACATTGAACTTTCCATAATCACAGTTTCCGCTGTTTTTTTTGTTGCCGGCTGGTATAGAGGTGCCTATCCATGGCTCGGACGCATCCATCCGAAACTGGAAAGGAAGGCAAAAACACCAAAACAGGGACCTATCACAAAGGAGGACTTCCTGGATTTGCTTGCTGGTCTGGCTTCTGAAAAGGCAAAGGCAGAAAAACTGCTTCATATGTATGAGGAAAAGGAGAAAGTGAGCACAGGGGAGCGGAGAAAGTATTATAGAGATAAGATAAAGGAAACGAAAGCCAGAATAGAGGAACTCAATGCAAAGATAGAGGAAGTAGAGGAACGAAAAAATGCAGAAATCTATGAGTGA
- a CDS encoding radical SAM protein, translating into MIKSLPAGSKYAGSLPKGCVHCKSGRKLVLFVTGRCYQNCVYCPLSVEKRGKDFVWANELLVENDEDVVYEAKMIDAVGAGITGGEPALAIDRVMHYNNLLKSNFSYFHTHLYTTTHAKEIIAKFGEADIDELRFHIPVRHWDSLSKSPYADAIRFALGTKMTVGIEVPVFPNRAKELQKLLKDSFALGVEFVNLNELEFSDTNWEGLRRLRISEKGGVSAAAKGSEEVALKMLREFEDYRVHYCSSAFKDAVQLRNRLLRRAKNVAKEYEVVTDEGTLLRGVIYCENPLKLKQKLVEDFGIPSNLVEVVKGKKMVLTHPGILEEIAVELGEKAYIVEVYPTEDGLEVERIPL; encoded by the coding sequence ATGATAAAATCACTGCCAGCTGGCTCAAAATACGCTGGAAGTTTGCCTAAAGGGTGTGTGCACTGCAAAAGTGGTAGAAAGCTCGTACTTTTTGTCACAGGTAGATGCTACCAGAACTGTGTTTACTGCCCGCTTTCAGTTGAAAAACGGGGAAAAGATTTTGTATGGGCTAACGAGTTGCTTGTGGAAAATGATGAAGATGTGGTTTACGAAGCAAAAATGATTGATGCGGTGGGTGCGGGCATAACAGGTGGGGAGCCAGCACTGGCGATAGACCGTGTGATGCACTACAACAATCTGCTCAAATCTAATTTCTCATATTTCCACACCCATCTCTACACCACGACCCATGCAAAAGAAATAATTGCTAAATTTGGAGAGGCAGACATTGACGAACTCAGATTCCACATTCCTGTAAGGCACTGGGATTCTCTATCAAAAAGCCCTTATGCTGATGCAATTCGATTTGCACTTGGAACAAAAATGACAGTGGGGATTGAGGTCCCTGTGTTTCCGAACAGGGCTAAGGAGTTACAAAAGTTGCTCAAGGACAGTTTTGCTCTTGGTGTGGAATTTGTGAATTTGAATGAACTTGAATTCTCAGACACTAACTGGGAGGGTTTGCGACGGCTGAGAATCAGTGAGAAAGGAGGGGTTTCGGCTGCAGCGAAAGGCAGCGAGGAAGTGGCTCTAAAAATGCTAAGGGAATTTGAGGATTATAGAGTGCATTACTGCTCTTCAGCATTCAAGGATGCTGTCCAGTTACGCAACAGGTTGTTGAGGCGAGCAAAGAATGTGGCAAAGGAGTACGAGGTTGTGACTGATGAAGGCACCCTCCTGAGGGGCGTAATTTACTGCGAAAATCCTTTGAAATTGAAACAAAAACTCGTTGAGGACTTTGGAATCCCATCAAATCTCGTAGAAGTTGTGAAAGGAAAGAAGATGGTTCTCACACACCCTGGAATTCTGGAGGAAATAGCAGTGGAGCTTGGAGAAAAGGCCTACATTGTGGAGGTCTATCCAACAGAAGATGGGCTGGAAGTGGAGAGAATTCCGCTCTAA
- a CDS encoding phosphoribosyltransferase, whose protein sequence is METIKCQIVKWEDIEKWVDDVVEKIRRANYRPDVVIGLTRGGWIPARLICDELQVKSLYAVKTEHWGLTATKDGQAKIAQPLAVDVKDKNVLIVDDITDTGQSLSLAKEHVASFKPSALKTATLLHITHSTIVPDFYSVEVPKEEWTWFIFPWNFNEDIQSLVSKALNDVRAAEEIKEVLKKHCQITVEEKVIYNALLTLARKQ, encoded by the coding sequence ATGGAGACCATCAAATGCCAGATAGTGAAGTGGGAAGACATAGAGAAATGGGTTGACGATGTAGTAGAGAAAATCCGCAGAGCCAATTACAGACCCGATGTCGTCATCGGCCTCACAAGAGGTGGCTGGATTCCTGCAAGGTTGATATGTGATGAACTTCAGGTGAAGAGCTTGTATGCTGTAAAGACAGAACACTGGGGGCTCACCGCCACCAAAGATGGACAGGCAAAAATTGCCCAGCCACTTGCTGTGGATGTCAAGGATAAGAATGTGCTCATCGTTGATGACATTACAGACACTGGGCAGAGCTTATCGCTTGCAAAAGAGCATGTAGCTTCCTTCAAGCCCAGTGCCTTGAAAACTGCCACTTTGCTGCACATCACGCACTCCACAATTGTCCCGGATTTTTACAGCGTGGAAGTTCCCAAAGAAGAGTGGACCTGGTTCATATTCCCCTGGAATTTCAACGAAGACATACAGAGCTTGGTTTCAAAAGCGCTGAATGATGTGAGGGCTGCTGAAGAAATAAAGGAAGTGCTGAAAAAACACTGTCAGATAACAGTGGAGGAAAAGGTGATTTATAACGCCCTTCTCACATTGGCAAGGAAGCAGTGA
- a CDS encoding DNA topoisomerase I → MSVLVIAEKYNAAMRIATILAGGKAERKMYGSLPVFNFKKDGEEWHVVGLRGHIIELDFPEKMNSWEKTDLQKLVVAKPLKEVKIKSIASVIKNLASKSEKIIVATDYDREGELIGKETLEIAGISPQDPRVRRAKFSALTKQEITEAFQNLQQLDEALADAAAARQEIDLKWGAVLTRFISTSSGRVGKNFLSVGRVQSPTLALVVENDNLIKNFVPQTFWEIFAEIQKKQTVTAKHMAGRIFEETKVKEILTKLEGAKTAIVKEYTEKEQKEFPPSPFNTTTFLAEASKIGYSPAKAMQIAENLYMRGLISYPRTDNTVYPPTINLRSVLQELRNSPFREMAEDILSQERIFPSRGKTESTDHPPIYPVGAAQRDKLKKDEWDIYELVVRRFLATLAPPAIYQTKKVVFDIKEEIFMADGLTLVDEGWRKYYIYSKRTEISLPLFKQGECVPVKNIYSKEDKTKPPARYSQSALLQAMEKLGLGTKSTRHEIIQKLYERKYITGNPVIPTPSGHAVIDALKTYAEIVTKPEMTSKLEEEMSEIANKKRKMESVIKDSEEILLKIVALLEKHRKGIGDKIRTAIREQHHLGKCGKCGGELSIIHIDGKKRFVGCSNYPKCDVSFPIPQTGHIEKTEEKCEQCEMPVIKITHKGHGTEKICINPECSAHTEKRKIGICPKCGSEMQVMHGKTGKRFIGCTNYPKCKTAFPLPQRGKIVYTGKHCSKCNAPLVKVVMNKSAWELCVNPECEGKNKN, encoded by the coding sequence ATGTCCGTGCTTGTGATAGCGGAAAAATACAATGCTGCGATGCGAATTGCCACAATTCTCGCAGGTGGTAAGGCAGAACGTAAAATGTACGGGAGTTTACCTGTTTTTAATTTCAAGAAGGATGGAGAAGAATGGCATGTGGTCGGTCTCCGTGGTCACATAATTGAACTTGATTTTCCGGAGAAAATGAATAGCTGGGAGAAAACTGACCTACAAAAACTTGTTGTAGCGAAGCCACTGAAAGAGGTGAAAATAAAGAGCATCGCATCAGTAATCAAAAATCTTGCCTCAAAATCAGAGAAAATCATTGTAGCTACTGACTACGATAGAGAGGGTGAACTAATTGGCAAAGAAACGCTTGAAATTGCAGGTATCTCACCACAGGACCCAAGGGTGAGACGTGCCAAATTTAGCGCACTTACAAAGCAAGAAATTACAGAGGCGTTTCAAAATCTCCAGCAACTTGATGAAGCCCTTGCTGATGCTGCCGCTGCAAGACAAGAAATTGATTTGAAATGGGGTGCAGTGCTAACAAGGTTTATCTCTACATCTTCTGGCAGAGTAGGAAAAAATTTCCTGTCTGTTGGAAGAGTCCAGAGCCCGACGCTCGCCCTTGTAGTAGAAAACGATAATTTGATAAAAAATTTTGTCCCACAAACATTCTGGGAAATCTTCGCAGAGATTCAAAAAAAGCAAACTGTAACTGCAAAACACATGGCAGGTAGAATCTTTGAGGAGACAAAGGTTAAGGAGATTTTGACTAAGCTAGAGGGGGCAAAAACCGCTATAGTGAAAGAATACACAGAAAAGGAACAGAAGGAGTTTCCTCCATCTCCGTTCAACACAACTACATTTCTTGCAGAGGCCTCAAAAATCGGATATTCACCTGCGAAAGCGATGCAGATTGCAGAAAATCTTTACATGCGGGGCCTGATTAGTTACCCAAGAACCGATAATACTGTTTATCCACCTACCATTAACCTCCGCTCTGTCCTGCAGGAACTTAGAAATTCTCCGTTCAGAGAGATGGCTGAAGATATTCTCTCACAGGAACGCATTTTTCCAAGCAGAGGAAAAACCGAAAGCACTGACCATCCTCCCATATATCCGGTTGGTGCAGCCCAACGAGACAAGTTAAAGAAGGATGAATGGGATATTTATGAATTGGTGGTGAGACGATTTCTTGCGACTCTCGCACCTCCCGCAATTTACCAGACCAAAAAAGTGGTGTTTGATATAAAAGAGGAAATTTTTATGGCTGATGGTTTAACATTAGTTGATGAAGGATGGAGAAAGTACTACATTTACAGCAAGCGAACCGAGATTTCACTTCCTCTTTTCAAGCAGGGAGAATGCGTGCCAGTAAAAAATATCTACTCAAAGGAAGATAAAACCAAGCCGCCTGCAAGATACAGCCAGAGTGCGTTGCTTCAGGCGATGGAGAAACTTGGATTGGGAACAAAATCAACAAGGCATGAGATTATTCAGAAACTCTATGAGCGGAAATACATCACTGGGAACCCTGTAATCCCAACACCTTCTGGACATGCAGTGATTGATGCCCTCAAAACCTATGCAGAAATTGTGACGAAGCCAGAAATGACAAGCAAGCTGGAAGAGGAGATGTCAGAAATAGCAAACAAGAAGAGGAAGATGGAGAGTGTGATAAAGGACTCAGAGGAAATCTTACTGAAAATTGTAGCACTTCTGGAAAAGCACAGGAAAGGAATTGGTGATAAAATTAGAACCGCAATCAGGGAGCAGCATCATTTGGGTAAATGTGGAAAATGTGGCGGTGAACTCTCCATCATACATATAGATGGTAAAAAGCGATTTGTAGGGTGTTCAAATTATCCAAAGTGCGATGTGAGTTTTCCAATTCCCCAGACGGGCCACATTGAGAAAACGGAAGAGAAATGTGAACAATGCGAAATGCCAGTAATCAAAATTACCCATAAAGGACATGGCACAGAAAAAATCTGCATAAATCCTGAGTGTAGTGCCCATACTGAAAAACGGAAGATTGGAATCTGTCCGAAATGCGGAAGCGAAATGCAGGTGATGCATGGAAAAACGGGTAAACGATTTATCGGTTGCACAAATTATCCGAAATGCAAAACTGCTTTTCCATTACCACAGAGGGGTAAAATCGTTTATACTGGGAAACATTGTAGCAAATGCAATGCACCCCTTGTTAAAGTCGTGATGAACAAGAGTGCTTGGGAGCTCTGCGTGAACCCAGAATGCGAAGGTAAAAATAAAAATTGA
- the pth2 gene encoding peptidyl-tRNA hydrolase Pth2: MSEREFRYKQVMVVRKDLRLSKGKLAVQVAHAAITAAEHCKKHRKEWFESWFAEGQKKVVVEVENLDALLFHYEMAKREGLPVSLIEDAGLTEIPPGTITCIGIGPAPAELVDKITGKLKLV, translated from the coding sequence ATGAGTGAGAGGGAGTTCAGATACAAGCAAGTGATGGTTGTTAGAAAAGACCTGCGACTTTCAAAAGGCAAACTGGCAGTGCAAGTAGCCCATGCTGCAATTACTGCTGCTGAGCATTGCAAAAAACACAGGAAGGAGTGGTTTGAAAGCTGGTTTGCAGAAGGGCAGAAAAAGGTGGTAGTTGAGGTAGAAAATCTTGATGCATTGCTTTTTCATTACGAGATGGCAAAGAGGGAGGGATTGCCTGTTTCGTTGATAGAGGATGCTGGTCTCACAGAGATTCCACCTGGTACAATAACATGCATTGGCATTGGCCCAGCACCTGCAGAACTTGTTGATAAAATCACAGGTAAACTGAAATTGGTGTGA
- a CDS encoding molybdopterin-binding protein — translation MELLKNVIDFATAKKLLLENLKQVERVEVLGIADAGFRVLAEDIVSQVDVPPFNRAAMDGYAVIAEETAGAKAIEPITLRKIGEVHAGDMPVIHVMRGTCVQIATGAAMPEGSDAVVMVEHTEVEEGSETVKIYSPVRKGENVTRAGEDIKKGTVVIKRGEVLTPGKIGALAAIGREKVRVYEKPRVAIIPTGNEILKPGEQLRPGKIYDVNTYTLASLIQFAGAVPVIYPVVADEMDALKKALVEALKTDLVLFAGGSSVGERDLIVKVLSNAELLFHGIAVKPGKPTLCAKVNGKIVLGMPGYPTSCLTNAYALLLSALGKLTRREIQLRRVKAKMGRRVASTIGRLQFLPVKLDGELAIPVFKESGAITSMADAHGYIEIPENVDVVEKGEEVEVVMFL, via the coding sequence ATGGAATTGCTGAAAAATGTGATTGACTTTGCCACTGCAAAAAAGCTTCTGCTTGAAAATCTGAAACAAGTTGAGCGAGTTGAGGTATTAGGAATTGCAGACGCAGGATTTCGGGTGCTAGCAGAGGATATTGTATCTCAAGTGGATGTACCCCCTTTCAACCGTGCTGCAATGGATGGGTATGCTGTGATTGCAGAAGAGACTGCTGGTGCAAAAGCCATAGAGCCAATAACATTGAGAAAAATTGGAGAGGTGCATGCAGGCGACATGCCAGTAATCCATGTGATGCGAGGCACCTGCGTCCAGATTGCAACCGGTGCTGCAATGCCAGAAGGAAGCGATGCCGTTGTGATGGTGGAGCATACAGAGGTTGAGGAAGGGAGCGAGACAGTAAAAATCTATAGCCCTGTAAGAAAAGGAGAGAATGTTACCAGGGCTGGAGAAGACATAAAAAAAGGAACTGTTGTGATTAAAAGAGGAGAAGTTCTCACCCCTGGGAAAATCGGGGCTTTGGCTGCTATCGGCAGGGAAAAGGTAAGAGTTTATGAGAAACCAAGAGTGGCAATAATTCCCACTGGTAATGAAATTTTGAAACCTGGCGAGCAATTGCGTCCTGGGAAAATTTATGATGTGAACACCTATACACTTGCCTCCCTCATCCAGTTTGCAGGTGCTGTGCCTGTGATTTATCCTGTTGTAGCTGATGAAATGGATGCTTTGAAGAAGGCATTGGTGGAAGCATTGAAAACCGACCTTGTGCTGTTTGCTGGTGGAAGCTCCGTAGGTGAAAGAGACCTCATTGTGAAAGTGCTGTCTAATGCCGAATTGCTCTTCCACGGAATTGCTGTGAAGCCGGGAAAGCCAACGCTCTGTGCAAAGGTTAATGGGAAGATTGTGCTTGGAATGCCAGGGTATCCTACATCCTGCCTCACAAATGCCTATGCATTGCTATTGTCCGCACTTGGAAAACTTACGAGGCGAGAGATACAGTTGAGAAGGGTAAAGGCAAAGATGGGGAGGAGAGTAGCTTCCACAATCGGAAGGTTGCAATTCTTGCCTGTTAAGCTTGATGGCGAACTTGCAATTCCAGTTTTTAAGGAATCTGGGGCTATTACGAGCATGGCTGATGCTCATGGCTACATTGAAATTCCAGAAAATGTGGATGTTGTGGAAAAAGGAGAGGAAGTTGAGGTAGTAATGTTTCTGTAA
- a CDS encoding GTPase gives MKEIPTVLTSDELTNKVLKKAASVTVKQTGNKLADEKNLVHAKIDCVEANLVQTLARYERTFPVIEKLSPFEKELVDILIGCEELHHSLAAIKWCSQTVRKIGKEVREKLRRSNLKELEKIKKEYYGRVSSVIKQVSPELNFLNGARNVLVKIPHIDVTLPTIVIAGFPNVGKSTLVKKISSAEPEIAPYPFTTKGLIIGHATLNLVKYQFIDTPGLLDRPLEERNKIEKQTILALRHLADIILFLIDPTGYSGTVDQQEKLLRNLEREFGEAVFIVVETKGDIVKSPTKRLRISAETGEGLQELVETIKKRFKETKKYRNGLETGKIS, from the coding sequence ATGAAAGAAATTCCAACTGTGCTTACCAGCGATGAACTTACAAACAAGGTTTTAAAAAAGGCAGCATCTGTTACTGTGAAACAAACAGGGAACAAGCTCGCTGATGAAAAAAATCTTGTACATGCAAAAATTGACTGCGTGGAGGCGAATTTAGTTCAAACTCTGGCAAGATATGAAAGGACATTTCCAGTTATTGAAAAACTTTCTCCATTTGAGAAGGAACTAGTGGACATTTTAATAGGGTGCGAAGAATTGCATCATTCTCTTGCAGCCATTAAGTGGTGTAGCCAAACAGTGAGAAAAATCGGAAAGGAGGTCCGAGAAAAATTGAGACGCAGCAATCTCAAAGAGTTAGAAAAAATAAAGAAGGAGTATTATGGCCGTGTGAGTTCTGTAATAAAACAGGTGTCACCAGAACTAAATTTTCTAAACGGTGCTAGAAACGTGCTCGTCAAGATTCCACATATTGATGTCACACTTCCCACTATTGTGATTGCGGGCTTCCCAAATGTCGGCAAGTCCACACTTGTGAAAAAAATTTCTTCTGCAGAGCCAGAGATTGCTCCATATCCATTTACCACCAAAGGTTTGATTATTGGACATGCAACACTGAATCTTGTAAAGTACCAGTTTATAGATACACCTGGATTGTTGGATAGGCCCCTTGAAGAAAGAAACAAGATTGAAAAGCAGACGATTCTGGCTCTGCGGCATCTTGCAGACATAATCCTATTTCTCATAGATCCAACTGGTTATTCTGGAACCGTAGACCAACAGGAAAAACTTTTAAGAAATTTAGAGCGGGAATTTGGTGAGGCTGTGTTTATAGTGGTGGAAACGAAAGGAGATATTGTTAAAAGTCCCACAAAACGTCTGAGAATTTCTGCAGAAACAGGTGAAGGACTTCAGGAGTTAGTGGAGACGATAAAAAAGAGGTTCAAAGAGACGAAGAAGTACAGGAACGGATTGGAAACGGGCAAGATCTCATAA